In the Populus trichocarpa isolate Nisqually-1 chromosome 1, P.trichocarpa_v4.1, whole genome shotgun sequence genome, one interval contains:
- the LOC18094902 gene encoding partner of Y14 and mago isoform X2 translates to MASSNNNSNSSKRGGGDEELKEMTEISKTLKEGERIVAPSRRPDGTLRKPIRIRAGYVPQDEVAIYQSKGALWRKEMQSQEVPPGYDTDPHTKPKTKSVKRNERKKEKRHQAALEKGKNTEAIEDGNMVKGALPDEDLGHASDSVKSLTSQMNELAVSSNPAVVGPSSDLADASNMESPVQDIDKRIRALKKKIRLAEAQQQKTSSQDMNPEQLEKLAKLEGWRQELKLLEGKKAEEASS, encoded by the exons atggCAAGCagtaataacaatagtaatagtagcaagagaggaggaggagacgaagaattgaaagaaatgaCAGAGATAAGCAAAACCCTAAAAGAAGGGGAGAGAATTGTGGCTCCTAGCCGACGACCCGACGGTACTCTTAGAAAACCCATTCGGATTCGGGCTGGCTATGTCCCCCAAGACGAAGTCGCCATCTACCAATCCAAAGGTGCCCTG TGGAGAAAGGAAATGCAATCTCAGGAAGTGCCTCCTGGTTATGATACTGACCCCcatacaaaaccaaaaactaagTCCGTTAAAAGgaatgaaagaaagaaggaaaagcgGCATCAG GCTGCacttgaaaagggaaaaaatacaGAAGCAATCGAAGATGGAAACATGGTAAAGGGGGCGCTTCCAGATGAAGATTTAGGCCATGCATCTGACTCTGTTAAATCGTTGACATCTCAGATGAATGAGCTAGCTGTTTCTTCAAATCCCGCTGTAGTTGGTCCTTCCTCGGACTTGGCAGATGCTTCAAATATGGAGTCTCCGGTTCAAGATATTGATAAGAGAATTCGGGCTCTCAAAAAGAAG ATTCGACTAGCAGAGGCTCAGCAGCAGAAAACTTCATCACAGGATATGAATCCAGAGCAGTTGGAGAAGTTGGCAAAGTTAGAAGGCTGGCGCCAAGAGCTGAAGCTTTTGGAGGGTAAAAAGGCTGAAGAGGCATCATCATGA
- the LOC18094902 gene encoding partner of Y14 and mago isoform X1 has product MASSNNNSNSSKRGGGDEELKEMTEISKTLKEGERIVAPSRRPDGTLRKPIRIRAGYVPQDEVAIYQSKGALWRKEMQSQEVPPGYDTDPHTKPKTKSVKRNERKKEKRHQQAALEKGKNTEAIEDGNMVKGALPDEDLGHASDSVKSLTSQMNELAVSSNPAVVGPSSDLADASNMESPVQDIDKRIRALKKKIRLAEAQQQKTSSQDMNPEQLEKLAKLEGWRQELKLLEGKKAEEASS; this is encoded by the exons atggCAAGCagtaataacaatagtaatagtagcaagagaggaggaggagacgaagaattgaaagaaatgaCAGAGATAAGCAAAACCCTAAAAGAAGGGGAGAGAATTGTGGCTCCTAGCCGACGACCCGACGGTACTCTTAGAAAACCCATTCGGATTCGGGCTGGCTATGTCCCCCAAGACGAAGTCGCCATCTACCAATCCAAAGGTGCCCTG TGGAGAAAGGAAATGCAATCTCAGGAAGTGCCTCCTGGTTATGATACTGACCCCcatacaaaaccaaaaactaagTCCGTTAAAAGgaatgaaagaaagaaggaaaagcgGCATCAG CAGGCTGCacttgaaaagggaaaaaatacaGAAGCAATCGAAGATGGAAACATGGTAAAGGGGGCGCTTCCAGATGAAGATTTAGGCCATGCATCTGACTCTGTTAAATCGTTGACATCTCAGATGAATGAGCTAGCTGTTTCTTCAAATCCCGCTGTAGTTGGTCCTTCCTCGGACTTGGCAGATGCTTCAAATATGGAGTCTCCGGTTCAAGATATTGATAAGAGAATTCGGGCTCTCAAAAAGAAG ATTCGACTAGCAGAGGCTCAGCAGCAGAAAACTTCATCACAGGATATGAATCCAGAGCAGTTGGAGAAGTTGGCAAAGTTAGAAGGCTGGCGCCAAGAGCTGAAGCTTTTGGAGGGTAAAAAGGCTGAAGAGGCATCATCATGA
- the LOC18094902 gene encoding partner of Y14 and mago isoform X3, with protein sequence MASSNNNSNSSKRGGGDEELKEMTEISKTLKEGERIVAPSRRPDGTLRKPIRIRAGYVPQDEVAIYQSKGALWRKEMQSQEVPPGYDTDPHTKPKTKSVKRNERKKEKRHQQAALEKGKNTEAIEDGNMVKGALPDEDLGHASDSVKSLTSQMNELAVSSNPAVVGPSSDLADASNMESPVQDIDKRIRALKKKQTMEDNTRIVDIKKSQ encoded by the exons atggCAAGCagtaataacaatagtaatagtagcaagagaggaggaggagacgaagaattgaaagaaatgaCAGAGATAAGCAAAACCCTAAAAGAAGGGGAGAGAATTGTGGCTCCTAGCCGACGACCCGACGGTACTCTTAGAAAACCCATTCGGATTCGGGCTGGCTATGTCCCCCAAGACGAAGTCGCCATCTACCAATCCAAAGGTGCCCTG TGGAGAAAGGAAATGCAATCTCAGGAAGTGCCTCCTGGTTATGATACTGACCCCcatacaaaaccaaaaactaagTCCGTTAAAAGgaatgaaagaaagaaggaaaagcgGCATCAG CAGGCTGCacttgaaaagggaaaaaatacaGAAGCAATCGAAGATGGAAACATGGTAAAGGGGGCGCTTCCAGATGAAGATTTAGGCCATGCATCTGACTCTGTTAAATCGTTGACATCTCAGATGAATGAGCTAGCTGTTTCTTCAAATCCCGCTGTAGTTGGTCCTTCCTCGGACTTGGCAGATGCTTCAAATATGGAGTCTCCGGTTCAAGATATTGATAAGAGAATTCGGGCTCTCAAAAAGAAG CAAACAATGGAAGATAACACGCgcattgttgatattaaaaaatctcaGTAA
- the LOC7486688 gene encoding pectinesterase encodes MLGKLVVTGISLILVVGVIIGVVATVQRSGGSVEHTESLSPQMKAVSTLCQPTYYKEACTNTLSAVNSTDPKELIKGGILAISDSLKKSSNLTDDLVVKNNSDEPRAKMALNDCKELLQDASEQLQDTLSKVGGIDLQSLSDHADDYRTWLSSIIAYQEMCLDGFEENSPLKAQVQNSTDYGSQLTDNVLNILAGLSQVLGSLGLKFNAPSTSRRLLQADGYPSWMSAADRKLLASRGNGGARPNAVVAHDGSGKFKTINAALAAYPKGLKGRYVIYVKAGIYREYVTVTKDKPNVFIYGDGARRTIVTGNKNFAKDGIGTWKTATFIVEANGFIAKNMGFSNTAGPDGHQAVAIRVNSDMSAFYNCRLDGYQDTLCYQAGRQFYRNCVLSGTVDFLFGYGSVVIQNSMIVVRRPNPSQFNTVTADGRKERGQPGGIVIHNCRIVPEQKLVPVRFNIKTYLGRPWKAFSRTVVMETQLADFIQPDGWAPWSGNQFLDTLYYAEYANTGPGAATKRRVRWKTLHFLRRNEALQFTAGAFLRGGQWIRNTGVPALLGLRR; translated from the exons ATGTTAGGCAAATTAGTTGTTACAGGGATTTCCCTGATCCTTGTCGTGGGTGTGATCATTGGCGTGGTGGCTACTGTCCAACGCAGCGGTGGGTCCGTTGAACATACAGAGAGCTTGTCTCCGCAAATGAAGGCTGTTAGCACACTGTGCCAGCCTACTTATTACAAGGAGGCTTGCACCAACACCCTTAGCGCTGTGAACTCTACCGATCCCAAAGAACTAATCAAAGGAGGCATATTAGCCATCTCCGATTCATTGAAGAAATCTTCCAATTTGACTGATGATCTCGTAGTCAAGAACAATAGTGATGAGCCCCGTGCCAAAATGGCCTTGAATGACTGCAAAGAGTTATTGCAAGATGCTTCTGAGCAGCTACAGGACACATTGTCAAAGGTGGGTGGCATTGATTTACAGTCGTTATCAGACCATGCGGATGATTATCGAACATGGTTGAGCTCAATTATTGCGTACCAAGAAATGTGCTTAGATGGATTTGAGGAAAACAGCCCCTTGAAGGCTCAAGTGCAAAATAGCACGGACTATGGGAGCCAACTCACAGACAACGTTCTGAATATCCTTGCCGGGCTTTCACAAGTTCTTGGTTCCTTGGGGCTCAAGTTCAATGCTCCCAGCACCTCTCGTCGGCTTCTTCAAGCTGATGGTTATCCCAGCTGGATGTCTGCTGCTGACCGTAAGCTTTTGGCCTCACGCGGCAATGGCGGGGCGAGACCAAATGCAGTTGTGGCTCATGATGGCAGTGGGAAATTCAAGACTATCAATGCAGCACTTGCCGCATACCCTAAGGGTCTCAAGGGCCGATATGTTATCTATGTTAAGGCAGGAATCTATCGTGAGTATGTTACTGTGACCAAGGACAAGCCCAATGTGTTCATCTATGGTGATGGAGCCCGCAGGACCATCGTCACTGGAAACAAGAACTTTGCTAAAGATGGCATAGGCACCTGGAAGACCGCTACATTTA TTGTTGAAGCAAATGGATTCATCGCCAAGAACATGGGATTTTCCAACACTGCCGGTCCTGATGGCCACCAGGCTGTTGCAATCCGTGTTAATTCAGATATGTCAGCATTCTACAACTGCAGGTTGGATGGTTATCAAGACACATTGTGTTACCAAGCCGGGCGCCAATTCTACCGCAATTGTGTCCTTTCTGGCACGGTGGACTTCCTCTTTGGTTATGGATCAGTGGTGATCCAAAACTCCATGATCGTTGTCCGAAGGCCAAACCCTAGCCAATTCAACACGGTGACGGCTGATGGCCGGAAAGAGAGGGGACAACCTGGAGGAATTGTCATTCATAACTGCAGGATTGTCCCTGAGCAGAAACTTGTCCCCGTGAGGTTCAACATCAAGACATACTTGGGTAGGCCATGGAAGGCATTCTCTAGGACTGTTGTGATGGAAACACAACTAGCAGACTTCATTCAGCCTGATGGATGGGCCCCATGGAGTGGAAACCAGTTTCTTGACACTCTTTACTATGCTGAGTATGCCAACACTGGACCTGGAGCAGCAACTAAAAGGAGGGTCAGGTGGAAAACTCTTCATTTCCTGAGAAGGAATGAAGCTCTTCAATTCACTGCCGGTGCATTCCTTCGTGGTGGTCAATGGATTAGAAACACCGGAGTTCCAGCCTTGCTTGGCCTGAGAAGATGA
- the LOC7486687 gene encoding basic blue protein, with translation MVQGRGSAMVATVAVMLCMLLLHFDMAHAATYTVGGPGGWTFNVSGWPKGKSFKAGDILVFNYSTAAHNVVAVNKAGYSSCTSPRGAKVYTSGKDQIKLVKGQNFFICSFAGHCQSGMKIAVNAA, from the exons ATGGTTCAGGGAAGAGGCAGTGCGATGGTGGCGACAGTCGCGGTTATGCTGTGCATGCTGCTGCTCCATTTTGATATGGCTCACGCAGCAACCTACACTGTTGGAGGCCCTGGTGGCTGGACCTTCAATGTTTCTGGCTGGCCTAAAGGAAAGAGTTTTAAAGCTGGTGATATACTTG TATTCAATTACAGCACTGCAGCCCACAATGTTGTTGCTGTGAACAAGGCTGGTTACAGTTCATGCACGAGCCCTAGAGGTGCCAAGGTTTACACATCAGGAAAGGATCAGATCAAGCTCGTGAAGGGACAAAATTTCTTCATCTGTAGCTTTGCTGGACACTGTCAGTCTGGAATGAAAATAGCTGTTAATGCTGCGTGA